A single window of Symbiobacterium terraclitae DNA harbors:
- a CDS encoding cytochrome c3 family protein, which produces MNRWVKGVLIAVGGLFGAFLILAFALQVPAVGQTIGSPAACSTCHVMEDQVLSLERGTHRSLACVQCHTPSGFFAKPIEEIKSASRHAAVFLTNSTPDVIKPTHESREIIQAQCAECHAGWLRANSAADHQPDGLMCFECHRDVAHGRPLRN; this is translated from the coding sequence ATGAACAGATGGGTCAAGGGAGTGCTGATCGCCGTCGGAGGCCTCTTCGGGGCGTTCCTGATCCTGGCCTTCGCACTCCAGGTGCCCGCCGTCGGCCAGACGATCGGCTCGCCCGCGGCCTGCAGCACCTGTCACGTGATGGAAGATCAAGTGCTCTCCCTCGAGAGGGGGACCCACCGGAGCCTCGCCTGCGTGCAATGCCACACGCCCTCGGGCTTCTTCGCCAAGCCGATCGAGGAGATCAAGTCTGCGAGCCGCCACGCCGCGGTTTTCCTGACGAACTCGACCCCCGACGTCATCAAGCCCACGCACGAGAGCCGCGAGATCATCCAGGCGCAGTGTGCGGAATGCCACGCCGGGTGGTTGCGTGCGAACTCGGCTGCCGACCACCAGCCAGACGGACTGATGTGTTTCGAGTGTCACCGTGATGTCGCTCACGGCAGACCCCTGCGCAATTGA